GTGTTCCAGACGTCTGCGAGACATTTCCGTCGCTCAGATTCATCAGGATCTGCTATTATGAGACTGAAGTGAATCTACAGAACAAAACAAGGGGAAACAAGCTTCATGTGGCCTATCATACAGCAATGGCATCTCAAACAAACAGCATAAATCTGGCTGCATTTTATTGGATTCCAGCGGAGGTCTGTGTGTGAAGAGAGCGTTAGCGTTTCATACAGATGCAGATACACTACAGCAGAGAAACAGTTCAttacgagtgtgtgtgtgtgtgtgtgtgtgttcaccagCAGAAGAGTGAATCATGACTCTGTCAATAAAGAGTCCCGTCTGTAGTAGAAGAATCATGGGCTGTCGCAGAGAAGCTTCCTGGCAGACGGTTAAGAAATGTCCACTAAAAAACAGCCAAATCTTGTTCCcattataaaatgtaacaaaatatgcCATAAAAATGTACGGATCTGCAGCATATCTGCAGTAAAGGTATGTTTGCAGGTACTCCAGCGCACACGTTCCTCAGTGCGTtccaaaacatacacacaacacTCACACAACATTACAACAACATTCCCACAATGCTCCAGTCCGACATCCGTGGTTCCTAAAGCACTTCGATGAGCGACAGTGACGAGCCGCTTCTCACCTGAGGAGGGAAAATCACAAACAGGTCAGGCCACAAATCGACTGAATGCGTGTACGTTTAACATCAGCTGTCACACACATTTCATCGGAAAGTGAATTCatgctttaaaatattatatattgaaatatagtAATTAAATCTCCCACTGAAGATTGACCTCCGGTCATTGTTTTCcatcattattatcattgttttatTCAGAAGAATGTTACAGGTTCAGTGCAAGTTAAGCCCCATCCGTCTCATTTGGCAAATAATGTTGACTACcactgaaaataatttaaacaccGTTTCCAAAATATAGGACTGAAGCATTATATAAAATCACTTGCTCTCTCGGTGTGTGTAAAGTTACACTGTGATCTTTGAGTGTGTTCTGATCATGTACAGTAACAGGTAAAACTGCAGCATGGTCTTGGCAGTAACTCTTGTGTACATGTACGACTTTCTTCGGTGGAACAAAAAAGAACATTGGGAACTAAACACCATTGACTTTCACTATGGACCAAAAactgagacatttctcaaactatcttcttttgtgtttcacagaagtcagttagtCATACAGTACAATTTTGGGGGGAACAATCACTTTAAGCAGAAGTTCATCTACCTAGAACAGTAGTCCtggactattttttttttttttttacaacagctCCAATAATGAACTTTTTTGTTCTAAATAATTTCAGTAAGGGAATGCTGGTGCATGTACTTCTTTTAAATGCTTTGATTTTAAACcatagactaaaaaaaaaaaaatggacaagATAGAGAACTTCCTTCCACTATATAGAAAAATGAAGCCAAAACATCCCAGTGTGGCCACGGTCATGCCATCATTTGATTCAAGTTACAGCTCGTGCTATTTCTAGGGGAAAAAGGactatattttcaaataaaaacaaagaaaatcagAACAAATAATCTAATTACAATCAACAGAACAAATAGATACAATAGAGCaaagatacaaataaaataaacagtgcttttcaggtaggtctaacattttttttaggtacaaaaattgaataaagtaatcaaatgtaaaataacattgcatatttgaatgtataaattaaaaatgaatccttATTAAAGTTGCAAAAGCTACAAACAAGAGCAGTGAGTGGTTTCCTTGTTTTTGcggtttgattaatattaaaaaaagtgctgtcactttaagacaaaTTACAAACTTACTAGAAAAAACAACTTCATTAGAAAAACCAACACTTGAACATACATCAGTGTGATAAAAGCGACCTAAAATGATGAAAACCATCTTTGGGAAAAATTTGTTTGAAGTGTAATTAGATTTTTTAGTTCAGCTTAATTCCTATTCGTTTATAGAGAGCGCGGGATTTATGACCTGATGGCGATTTAAATgttttggcttcacttttcATGACATGCACACTGGTTTTAAGCTATAAAACCTCAATCGTATTTTAACACAACCGAGGTTTCAGAGTTTTTGTCACAACAGCATGTGCAGCACCGTTCTGTTCATCCTTAAACGTACCTTCTGTCTTCTAATCTGCGTCTGAGAACAGCTCACATGTGTTCCCTCCACAGTCCTCTCTGCCCTCACCAACCGGCTGTCCATTGCTCCCAGTGTTGCTGAACCAGTTTTCGATCTCTGGGTTGCTGCTGGGTTTGGTGTTGTCTTCTCTCAGCGGTCGTTTTGTTGCGACGTTCCGCTCTCCAAACATCTCCTTCCGGTCTAGGATGCGGCCCTGCTGAGCTAGCCGACTATCTCTGAACCAGCGGACAAGTTCTGTGCGAGCCAACCGCGCTTGCATCTCCAGATGCCTGAACTCTACAGGCGAAGGCCATCGGTTCTGGACAAAGACGTTTTTGAGAAGGTTCGCAGACTTGCTGACTGGAGGCACGGGGCTGAAGGAAAGGTTGCCAGGACGTCTCTGAGCTCCATTGAGGAGAGTCTGCTGGGACTCCCGTTTAGAGCCCATGGAGTTCAGCAGGGCTTGTTCCAAATCATCTCGAAGTGCTCGGCGCTCCAAGAACCAGCTTTCGATTTCCTCTCTGGACAGTCTAGTGGTGATGACGAGGTGTTCGACCTCATTATAGGACGGGAAACCGTTCCTCTGAAAACTTTCCTCTAGAAGCTTCATTTGCCCTGGACTCTTGTCCTTCACTCTCTCTAGCAGAGGAAACTGAGTGGGAACTGGACAAGCAAATCCAACATACGAGTTCAGGGAATTGTTCTGGGAATTTGTAGTATGATCAAAAAACCAGTGCTTAGCATCCCCATGGGGCATTTCTTTGCCATTCGGACTACTGAAGCCTGGGAATGCTGGAGCAGCTGATGGCTCTATAGACTTACACTGAAGGATTGGTGTCGGGGACGAGGACAGAGGCACGGACGATGGAGTCTGCATGATCATTGGCTTACTCTCTTGTGGGGTCTCCACAGCTGGTGCCAAGGGCATGGTTACACCATTACCAAACTTGTTTTTAGCAATAAATGTGGAGGCTGGAGTATGATTGCTCATTTGCTGATCAATTACAGATCTTTTGGGATTGCTGGACACTATGGGTGACAAAGGAAGTCTTTCTTTGGGCAACTCTGAAGGAAATGCCACAGGTATCTTCTCTTTAGATTGAGTCATTGGGGGTTTCCCTTTAGGTGGGACAAAATGTGCAGCAACAGGTCTCTTCATGTCTGAGGCCACCAGAGAACCAGGGCTAGATGTTTTGGTCTCTGAGAGCCCAGGAGAAGAAGCGATAATGAGTCTTTCTGGAGGTGGAGCTGGTGGAGGGGGCATGCGCAGACTCTCTTTGGGGTCTACAGATGGACGTTTGACCTCTGAAGCCAAGAGTGGAGTTCCTAAAGTGCGCTTAAGCGTCTGACGGACTGCTGTAGCAATGCCAGGCGTACAAGTAGTGGGTGATCTAGCAGTTGTGATGTTTGATGCAAGGCTGGTCTGCACAAATCCATGACAAGTAGCTTGAAAAGGGTTGAATGGTTCTCCAAATGGTGAAGGCCAGATTTTACAGATCTGGTGTGCATGTGCTATGCTGCCATTGAACATCTTCTTACGGGCTTCTTCCACTTCTTCAGGGGACCAGGTGATGCCCTGCTTCAGACGCTGGGTGGTGAACCATACCTTGATCTGCTCCTCGGTGTGTTTGGAGGCAGCAGTGAGCCAGGAGAGCTCTGCGTGGGTCGGATATGGGAATCTGTTAAACGATGTGATCAGGGTGACATTGCGGTCCAATATGGGGTTGTACTTGGTGCTGTGAAGAGGAACGGCGATCGCTGGAGAGGTGCTGAGATTGGGGGGTCTCTGAAGCAGAGGCGTTACGTGACTCGTAGGCTCTGGAATAATGATTGTACCATTTACACTCACAGCTCTGATCTCATCATTCAGCACTGGACTGTCCAGCTCCTTCTCCACATCCAAAGTGCTGCTGTTTTCCATTCGTGTCTTTCCAGTTTCTTCTCCTTCTGGATTGCTGGAGTCTCCAAACAGTCCCGAGTCATATATGGTGTCCGAAAGGGATCCTTCATTCTCGCTCTCAATGGTTTGCTCCAGGATACTTTGGCTATCCAGTTTGATATGCCTGACCTTAAAACGGCTCTCACCGGGGTGATGAACTTTATTATGACATGAGAGGGAGTCAGACTTGGTGGTACTGAAATTGCAGATGGTACAAAGGTAGAGTGTACTGACTGGACCTTCGGACTGAGGGATCTCCTCATGATCTCTAAAGTTCTGCTCCGATGCAGAACCCCCCTCGGACTGCTGCTCTTCCTTATCATTCAGGGATGTGCAGTTTTCGTTTGCTGGCACAGGTGAATATCTGCCCAACACGGTCTTCACTGAAACATCCATTTCCATGGAGTCTTCTGCAGTGAAATTGGTTGCACGGAGCACACAGGGGTGGGACGACTTCCTTCGGCTTGACATGATGAGTATGGTGACTGTGGCAGGGATGGTCTGGTGAGGGAGTTTAATGGGGAACGGGGGGATAGGAGTGAAGACCCAGCATTTGGGCAGCTGGTATGAGACGCTCCCTCAGACAGGGAGCTTCAGCGGCGAAACGGGGTGTCATGGACGCTCGTCACACAGAGCTCACCTGCACAGATACAGAGAGACTTTATTAGACTTTAAGAGTGGTTGGTGACACCAGACAGATCCTGTAGCCGGTAGAGCACGGCACAAGTAATCCCAGTGCTGTGGGTCTGATTCTCATGGAACACACATTCTGAGTAAATCTTTACCCTGAATGCACTGTGAGATGAAAGTTTCTACCAACTGCGTAATGCACCAGTCTtttcttaatgttttgaaataagAGTACTCTTGACTATGCAAATATACTGTAACTTTTCATGACAGAAAGTTCCCCCCTGATTAATTTGAACTGATTATACGGGATGAGCATCCCAAGGTGACTTGGAGttacacaagcttcagtctggatccaacgcTTACGAAGatctgagaagagatgatgccaatcCTGAACCAACACACAAAACTACCAAATTTGGCTATAAGTTTGatcgcaacatataatcattgctgttgATAGTGTTCACTGTCCATTTGAATACATGTCATaaactaactgcatgattttactgtacatttctgccatatggacaATAATAAGCTACTCCtaaatacaacaaagaaactttaattttatgtaaagctgctttgcaatgatttgaatcgtgaaaagcactatacaaataaacgtgaactgaattatttacattataagtGGATTCAGGGAATGAAATAGTCCTTAAAGAGTCCTGATTTCAAAGTCTGTCTAGAGATGTTCTAAATATAGTTTCCAGAGCAAAATTCTGaacactggatgaagtcaggttcaaaattcttgtttgattttgttgacaTCATAGAGTTAAAAGTTTTTCACtcccataaatcagaaaatactgttaacagacagaaaacaaacacattttcaccatttttaggaaaaaatgttgaataaatcagtgtgaattaaatatgaacaaaccttCAGAATCtagagaggaataaaactgtaggttttggtgtgtgtaagtgtgtgtaagtggaagaaacaaactcacagCCTTTAAACgatatgcattttcagcatgtttttgggggaataaaatgttgtataaatcagtGAGAATGATATTTGAACAAATccctcagtaaaaacctttAGAATATAGATGGGAATAAAACTGTACGTTTTGTTATAAAGTAAGTGCTGCTGAAACTCAATAATTATGCATGAAAACAGTGTCCAAGCAGCAATATCTGCAACTGCAGTGTGGTTCAGACTACAATTAAACAATAAACACCTCTGATGAACAAAAAGACTCACGTTTCAACAGAGAGACCGAGGAGAGACTATGCGTTTGCACAGAAGGTTCATGAGTTCAGGCATTCCAGAAGCAAAGCCAGCAGCTCAGCTAAGACAGAAGACTTACCAACAGCTTTAGCTGGAATCACAGGCCGAGAGGAGGAAGAGAAAAGAACGTTTCTAGTTGGCAAGAAAATGTGAAACAGGTTTGTATTCATTTGTAACTAATCCCAAACGTTTGGAGGTGGCGCTCAAGGCCGCAGGTCAATGAGACGATTCTGGCACACGGAGGAGATTCGACTGAGaatccaaacacacacagagccgCAGGACAATTCACATGAATACATTCATCACAGCAGCAGAAACGCAAACAGAGGACGCATTgtactccacacacacacacacacacacacacacacacgaaagCAGTTTCATCATGTCTGTCTTAAGAGtggataaatgaaaatgttaattataGTTTCCTGCACCCTTTTTCATTCAATATGATAAGAATATTCAAAACAAGTATTTGTTTATAGTCAAATTAATGTCTGAAAAAGATAATCTTACATAACACTGAAGAGAGATGCAATGGTTTGTTTACAGAAGCAATTGTTCTCTCAATGTAGGTTTCCAAATCCTTACAGACCAATCCTGTGTGAAACTAATTTGTTCTGCAACTCATAAAATGTTCAGTTTAAATGCAGTATTTCATTTGACAACTTCTTAAACTTTGCTACTGATACAAAAAAAAGTCCATGGCTTCTCCGCTTCCAAACAGAGATGCAGAATCCATTTAGCTAATGAAAGCCAGTTCTTAATGACTTCATCCTaaaggaagtgacatcattttgGAGGGTAACAGCGGCACAAGCCTCTATTATCATTGGATCTAATGATTTCTGGGATGTTTTGTGGTGTAATTTGGTTTGTGTCCCTCTGAAATATTAAACCCTGTTTGATCAAATGACACAAATCGGTTCGATAAGATCAACATTTCAAAAGATATGAATATAAAACATATGAAAATCAATGAATGTAAGCAAGCTGTCAGTCCCTCGCTGAGTAATGACCGACTTTGGCTCTTTATTTCCATCACGGTCACTGTGTAAATAACCAAGTGTCAGATTCTGATGGACACTTATAGAAACACGTCCCTACACCACAACACAAGCAGACTTATAGTTTTAGTCCGGACAAGTGAATGGAGTAAAAATGAAGAAACTTTTGTGTACAAtatgttttctgaaatgttatgtttaaatatgcaaattcaACATTATGTAATGAAATATGCACTCATTTCCAGAACAGAAATCGGAGCATTGGTTCATAATTCTTCTTTAAGAGTTGAAGTTTTTCCAGAGGAGATTCTGAATTTCTCTTTTcatcactccataaatcagaaaatactgtcaacacacacattttcaccatgttttttagaagtaaaatgttgtataaatcagtgtgaattaaatatgaagaaaccttcagaatatagagaggaatCGGTGTCTGTAGTGGAGAAACAAACTTTTAAAGATATGGATTGGAATTTAAATCTACAGACGCAAATAGATaatgtgcaataaaataaagacttaaatgtgtattttggatgttttctttcaaaaCTTTACGTAAagccaaaaagcccaaaatatcaaaatagaaaaatgcatgaaaagCAGTGTTTTTGTCTGTAGTGTGCTGCTAGTTACTGACAGAACTGGATCCGTCACTTTAGCGTGATGAGGAGTGCTAATACAGCACATCGCTGCTGGAGGAAAGAAAttggttttctctctctcctgattagaaatgtaaaaatattaaggCGAGCTTCATTTCCATGTTGTTGTTATGGCAACAGCTAGAGTTTGACAGGCCAGCGACGCTGTGTGTTCGTTAATTACAGCAGCCTGACAGCGAGCAGCACCGCGGggacacgtgtgtgtgtgtgtgtgtgtgtgtgtgtgtaatgaccCGCTCACATCACCAGCGCTGGACTGTCATTATAAAACTTGCATGAGACTCTGTCGGTGTCACACACATGATATCGTCTAATAAGTGAGTGAAGGACTCCAGGACGGGTTTGGGATGAACTCAATCACACTCGTATCCATCAGACCCATGATGTTAGAGTAACCCTCCCTCACAGCATTCAGTCCAACAATCACAGGAGAACCAAACACACGCGGTTTAGACTCGCACAGCTCTGatcacgcaaacacacacacgcactgtTACCATGGAAACCACGAGCAAAGCCACGCTTGACACCGGACGCtcgtgtacacacacacacgttccaGCACAACTTTAAACCAGTGTGATTTTGGAACAGTGGCGTAGCAAGTCAGCCCCGGGcccatatgcaaaaaaaaataaataataaaaattgtacaATGTCAATTTTATGATCAAATACACaccataaatatgtttttacgCTCTTTAATTTGTAGTGAGAACTATATTCACTTCAGTTCAAGTTTCAAAAAACATCAATAAGCCtacgttttattgctgtttttcatGTTAAATGTTAAGAATGACAGGTTGGATGCTacagactttttatttatttttttttggcagagATGGAATTTTCACATTAACTTCACATTTCAATGATTTTATTATCGTAATTTTGACTTCattcttaaaatattatgacgttaatctttttcatttttcaaggaGGCACTAAGATGCCGCCTTAGGCTATTTGTACTGCATGCAAACATAATCTTGGCACAGCGGCCCAAAGAAAAAATAGTGAGGAGATATtcaaattatttgttaataaactagtgttttctgagtcagtgtcacaaagatgaagttgATAATCTCACCACCTCCTCACTGGATTCACctttagagaaaaatattttacgGATTACATgatgaaagtttttgttttcgatttgaaatatttcgttttaaaataatttaaagcattccataaatatatttatcatgtctgtgaggcaagtattcgctgagtttcagttcatcgttgtgaagcgctcctgctCAAaaccgagacggcagaaagggcatcctgtttgttttccttattttaaaaaatcacaacgttttgttgatattgtgagtgcacacaaataaaagtagaccctttgcagttccaaatgatgtattactcttacctttacaagcaaaaattatggcgtattttaagttttcactcttattaagaaaaaaataagttatcgcgccggtgcctccatgtccttcaaagcgcttcagcttccactctctgcACAAATATCTGGATATGCATCTAACAGCACACATTTATTAGATTGTTAGCTGAATACTACACTGTTAGTATTTGTCCTCTTGTTTGtgatcttttctttttattcaattaCTTGTCTTCAATAACTGAAGAAGTTTTCACTTACATTAGTAAGCTAGTATTAGTTAGCTGCTCTTGCAGCATCAGAATTGAGAATTGTGAAACTTCACTGGTatctaaaaaatttttttatcatAGCATGCttattttcatcaaaatatactctctatatataattaattcaacTTAATCATTTTATAAGATTAGTTGATTATGAGAAAACCCTTTTGCAATTGTGTTGCACAGCTGAGAACCGTTGCACTGATGGAGCAAACAAGGGAGCATGGCACGCTTTAGTATATCTGAACATCAAGGCAAAGGTTGAAGAACACATTCATCATTTCCATCAAAATCATTATTTCTAACTCAATGTCAGCATGTCCTGTTCTTTTGctatatttccttttttttttcttctgcgcTAGAAGCTCAAGTCAAAgtccttgtgtgtgtaaacatacttGGTAATAAAGCTCTTTGTGACTTCTGGCTTCTACTGCCCAGTAATATAATGTGATAAACCGTCTGGCACAAATTATTAAAGTTCAGTGTGAGTCATTTGTTAAGATTCCTACATGTTAAGATTATGTTTAATGAGCTCTGATCACATGACCAACCGTAAGCTTTACATTAAGCCGACGCTTTTATCTGAAACGACTCGTATCATCACAAAGCTGCCCAACGCTCGTATTCTGGACCTTTCTGAGCCCGGATCCGCTTTCACTCCGTGTGCTCCGAGTCTAGACAAAAGCTGGAGGAAGACgaacaaaagaaagaacagaaacGAGTGTGAGGAGGGAAACGTGCGGCTCGTTCTCACCAAAAACTGCTTCAGACTCAAACTGATGTTACTGATGCATTCGCAACACAGAATATTAATGTGCACTGACTATTCAACACAATCAGAATGTTTGGAGATGAAGATCGGTGAGAAAATAATCACCAAATATCACTGCACCAACCAAATGTGAAATCTTGATATATTCTGTTGAAATGCAACGGTAATGAGAGTGCAATATGCAATGCAAACATTTAGAAATGActgattttaaatgatttcacattaaattaaaGGGGTCCTGACATCAAATTTGCCTTGATTTTTTGGCATATAAGAGGTCTTTGTTTATAATGAGGAGGATGTTTTAATGgtacaaagcatttatttaatcaagctcAGAAAGCAGAGGGTCGGAATGAgggttgaaaataatcatttttccacatatttatttgttaaaaaaaaaactttattgacattataagtaaacctcaaggaacatattaaaaaaaataaaataaaaagaaatctaTGTCACGACCCCTTTAAGAGTTGAACCTGTCAGATAATGAGTTGTTTCTCTTGATTTGGGGTCTGTTTTTCATCTGCAGAGATGAGGGTCCTGAGAGCCGCTGACAGCGGAGCTTCGGCTCTGTTCTCTCCTCTTCTTCTAATTTGGGAACTTTGTATTTCGTGGCTTCTCATGTTTCTGTCTCCTGAGGATGAAGCGCTTCGTTGCGTCCCTCagttgctttgaataaaagcgtctgctaaatgaacaAACGTTTGTAAATCATTGCATCGCTGTGCGTTTAACAGATACATGAGAGTTTTAACGAAGGGTAATGGTGCGTTAGATTTATAAAGTGTGAGAGGCTTTTCAGTGAATCACTTCCATCTTTTGAGAGGAAAGGATTCTTCCTGTTCTTGATAAATCACCTTTCAGTCAGATTTCTGAATAAAACGCTATCTTTCTGGGAAAGGGATGTTTAATTGAAATTCCTCCGTCCTGCATCAGAGAAATCTCAAGCCAGTCGTTTGTCTTTCTCTACagagtctcacacacacacacacacacacattctgtcTGTTCTGCGAGGAACAAGTGTAAAGGTGATGGTCACCAGTCACAGCCAATAGGAGTGCAGCGCCGAGCCCCGCCCCCACCTGCTCATCCAATCAGATTGATTCCAGCTCAGGAATTCTGTCCACAGCCAAACTCAATATTGACTTGCCTTCAAACGCCTCCTCGAAGAATAAAGAGATACGGAGAGACGAAAGCACACGCTTATCTTCTACTGTTCTATACTTCTCatgtttttatagaaataatttgatttatatgCCCCTCCACTAAgcacaataacaataattaaactataaatacACATGGGTGAATCGTATTTCAtctcaaaatcaaataataaagtattttgcataaagaagcTTCTCTTTCTGCAACGCTTTGCGAAATTGTCCCTAATTATCACGACTATAATGTTTCTCCTTCTCATTAGTTTTTCATTAGTGTAATACAATTTTACATCATCactttgtgtctaaaatgtgcTATATCAATAAACTGGCTTGCTATTTACCTGTAATGAATCTGAAGTCCCACACATCCACAGAAAATAGCTCATTTCTGCCTCACAAActaattatgagtttatattttttgtaatttcttGACTTTCATGTGGCACTGGTCTGATTTTTATTCTgaaaacactgtaaaatgaCGATCAGATGAATGCAGAAGTCAGATACAGTAAATTcagaatacatatttaatttgaggtcatgaaaacagaaaaatatctTATTGCTCCTAAAATGGGCtgcattttctttatgcaaactataattattatttcgGGTTTTTTTCCTTCAGATTCATGCTGGTTCATGATTCTGGTTCAGCACTGCAGCTGTGATTGCATTATCGTTTCCCAGCAAACCCCGCCCATTAGCATGGCATCATCCAATCAAAATAAAGCAGTGAAAGCAGGCCTACCGGGGGTTTGTGAACTTCCCGGACGGGACGAACCTCACCGACGGAGAGCGTCTCAGCATCGTCTCAGCAGATTCCTGTGGAGACAGAGACCAGAGGAACAAATCCCATAAATCCTTTATGCATAAAGCAAATCAACTGCACTATTGGAACCTAAACTCAAActcaactgtaaaataaaacaagatgtTAGTCAGTTACGTTGTATTTGTATGTAACGATTACATTTGTTGGGACATGAAAAAATCATGGTGCTCCTAAACAGGCTTGATTGTCTCTCAGACATCATTTATCAATTTTTCTC
This portion of the Onychostoma macrolepis isolate SWU-2019 chromosome 19, ASM1243209v1, whole genome shotgun sequence genome encodes:
- the LOC131526430 gene encoding zinc fingers and homeoboxes protein 2, translated to MSSRRKSSHPCVLRATNFTAEDSMEMDVSVKTVLGRYSPVPANENCTSLNDKEEQQSEGGSASEQNFRDHEEIPQSEGPVSTLYLCTICNFSTTKSDSLSCHNKVHHPGESRFKVRHIKLDSQSILEQTIESENEGSLSDTIYDSGLFGDSSNPEGEETGKTRMENSSTLDVEKELDSPVLNDEIRAVSVNGTIIIPEPTSHVTPLLQRPPNLSTSPAIAVPLHSTKYNPILDRNVTLITSFNRFPYPTHAELSWLTAASKHTEEQIKVWFTTQRLKQGITWSPEEVEEARKKMFNGSIAHAHQICKIWPSPFGEPFNPFQATCHGFVQTSLASNITTARSPTTCTPGIATAVRQTLKRTLGTPLLASEVKRPSVDPKESLRMPPPPAPPPERLIIASSPGLSETKTSSPGSLVASDMKRPVAAHFVPPKGKPPMTQSKEKIPVAFPSELPKERLPLSPIVSSNPKRSVIDQQMSNHTPASTFIAKNKFGNGVTMPLAPAVETPQESKPMIMQTPSSVPLSSSPTPILQCKSIEPSAAPAFPGFSSPNGKEMPHGDAKHWFFDHTTNSQNNSLNSYVGFACPVPTQFPLLERVKDKSPGQMKLLEESFQRNGFPSYNEVEHLVITTRLSREEIESWFLERRALRDDLEQALLNSMGSKRESQQTLLNGAQRRPGNLSFSPVPPVSKSANLLKNVFVQNRWPSPVEFRHLEMQARLARTELVRWFRDSRLAQQGRILDRKEMFGERNVATKRPLREDNTKPSSNPEIENWFSNTGSNGQPVGEGREDCGGNTCELFSDAD